A genomic region of Candidatus Marimicrobium litorale contains the following coding sequences:
- a CDS encoding TetR/AcrR family transcriptional regulator: protein MPRKKVTTVPSDAPKADGDISWQAQKSAMTRDRILEAAINSFVELGYTNVTTAKVASSAGVSRGAMLHHFPSKTELIQAAVEYLHTRLLEDYTARVASIPAELTDAERRRAGIEAYWEHLVGDLFVVYHELCIASRTDPELKAILEGSQQSFEDHVRETNTELFSEWKDRGERFALAMDVTKFMMEGMAAGHLAVNREARIRRLLNYLTDRMEEIFEEEEGSAIGRHSAS, encoded by the coding sequence ATGCCACGTAAAAAGGTTACTACCGTACCAAGCGACGCGCCAAAGGCCGATGGGGACATCAGCTGGCAAGCACAAAAAAGCGCCATGACCCGCGACCGCATCCTCGAAGCCGCGATCAATAGCTTCGTGGAACTGGGCTACACCAATGTCACTACTGCAAAAGTAGCCAGCTCTGCCGGCGTGTCCCGAGGCGCCATGCTGCATCACTTCCCCTCCAAAACGGAACTGATACAGGCCGCTGTTGAGTACCTGCATACGCGCCTGCTGGAAGACTACACAGCGCGCGTTGCGAGTATTCCCGCAGAACTGACTGATGCGGAACGCCGCCGTGCAGGGATCGAAGCCTATTGGGAGCACCTCGTTGGTGACCTGTTTGTTGTCTACCACGAACTGTGTATTGCCAGTCGAACAGACCCCGAGTTGAAGGCCATCCTTGAGGGCTCACAGCAGTCTTTTGAGGATCACGTTCGAGAGACTAATACCGAATTATTTAGCGAGTGGAAGGACCGTGGCGAACGCTTTGCTCTCGCTATGGATGTTACCAAGTTCATGATGGAAGGTATGGCTGCCGGTCACCTGGCTGTAAACCGGGAAGCACGTATTCGCCGGCTACTGAATTACCTCACTGACCGCATGGAAGAGATTTTCGAGGAAGAAGAGGGCTCTGCTATCGGCAGGCACTCCGCCAGCTAA
- a CDS encoding acyl-CoA dehydrogenase family protein, producing the protein MTGHTVDFSLSEEQILLRDSVDKYVREECTVERHRQLGKSDPGFDPAAWRTFAELGWLCVPFSEELGGFGGRASDMMVMAEALGKGLVREPFLHTVVTCGCFLQQGGTADQQQRYIPEIIEGTAQWAFAFAEQSSGYDLARVEASARPEGNGYVLSGRKLSVLNAHCADYLIVSARTQGDINDRDGLSLFIVKTSAAGLTRENFVAVDGSRGAHVELDGVEVSADQLLGNENRGVELIESVVDNVIIALGAEAVGAMQTLLEATVEYTKTREQFGQPISKFQALQHRMADMYLKVEEARALLLNAAIQIEQGSDEAPSAAAALKVKVSEAGRYVAQEAVQLHGGMGMTDELIVGHLYKRLMVLSRLYGDESWYLQRFSALNSAAA; encoded by the coding sequence ATGACAGGTCACACCGTGGATTTTTCCCTTAGCGAAGAGCAAATTTTATTGCGCGACAGCGTGGACAAGTATGTGCGTGAAGAGTGCACAGTAGAGCGACACCGGCAACTCGGTAAATCAGACCCCGGATTTGATCCCGCCGCCTGGCGAACATTCGCTGAGCTGGGCTGGTTGTGTGTGCCATTCAGCGAGGAGTTAGGTGGCTTTGGCGGGCGCGCCAGTGACATGATGGTGATGGCCGAGGCTCTCGGCAAAGGGCTGGTGAGAGAGCCTTTCCTGCACACTGTAGTAACGTGTGGTTGCTTTCTGCAGCAGGGCGGGACGGCGGATCAGCAGCAGCGATATATTCCTGAGATCATCGAGGGCACTGCCCAGTGGGCATTTGCGTTTGCCGAACAGTCGAGTGGTTACGATCTGGCCCGGGTGGAGGCGAGCGCGCGACCCGAGGGCAACGGTTATGTTCTGAGCGGCAGAAAACTCTCGGTACTGAACGCACACTGCGCCGATTACCTGATCGTCTCTGCACGGACACAGGGCGATATCAACGATCGTGATGGACTCAGTCTGTTCATTGTGAAAACCAGCGCAGCGGGCCTGACCCGAGAAAATTTTGTGGCAGTCGATGGTAGTCGCGGTGCCCATGTAGAACTTGACGGTGTGGAGGTTTCTGCTGATCAGCTACTGGGCAATGAAAATCGTGGTGTCGAGTTGATCGAATCTGTGGTCGATAATGTGATCATAGCGCTCGGAGCGGAAGCGGTTGGTGCGATGCAGACGCTGCTGGAAGCTACCGTGGAGTATACCAAAACGCGCGAACAGTTCGGTCAGCCCATTAGCAAGTTCCAGGCGTTGCAGCACCGTATGGCCGATATGTACCTGAAGGTGGAGGAAGCGCGTGCGTTGTTGCTTAATGCAGCGATCCAGATTGAGCAGGGCAGTGATGAGGCACCTTCTGCCGCTGCTGCGCTAAAGGTCAAGGTCTCGGAGGCGGGTCGATATGTGGCCCAGGAGGCGGTGCAATTGCACGGTGGTATGGGTATGACAGACGAGTTGATCGTGGGACATCTCTACAAGCGCCTCATGGTACTGTCTCGTCTGTACGGGGATGAGTCCTGGTACTTACAGCGGTTTTCTGCCTTGAATTCTGCGGCCGCCTGA
- a CDS encoding nitroreductase family protein: MPKLNLTADEVLNTTRAVRKRLDFDTPVEMSLLRECLDVALQAPSGSNSQGWHFVLVTDEAKRKAIADWYLKSFDEYEAGPNQPTKQHLDDPSMAPTQARVLSSARYLADNMAKVPALLIPVCSGRPDTPGLPQNVMASMYGSILPAVWSFMLAARERGLGTCWTTLHLSYEQEVATLLGIPDDFAQVALIPIAHTKGTDFKTGPRKDLDAFLHTDGW, encoded by the coding sequence ATGCCAAAACTCAATCTCACCGCCGATGAAGTCCTTAACACCACGCGCGCCGTTAGAAAGCGCCTGGATTTTGATACTCCGGTAGAGATGTCTCTACTGCGCGAGTGCCTCGACGTTGCGCTGCAGGCCCCCTCCGGTTCAAACTCACAAGGCTGGCACTTTGTGCTGGTGACAGACGAGGCAAAAAGGAAAGCCATTGCCGACTGGTATCTAAAGTCCTTCGACGAGTACGAAGCCGGCCCCAACCAGCCAACTAAACAGCATCTGGACGACCCCTCTATGGCTCCTACACAAGCCCGGGTACTGAGTTCGGCCCGCTACCTGGCAGACAACATGGCCAAAGTGCCCGCGTTACTGATACCGGTGTGCAGCGGTCGCCCCGACACGCCGGGACTGCCGCAGAACGTTATGGCGAGCATGTATGGTTCTATCCTGCCTGCCGTGTGGAGTTTTATGCTGGCAGCCCGGGAACGTGGACTGGGTACCTGCTGGACTACCTTGCACCTTAGCTACGAACAGGAGGTCGCGACACTACTGGGGATTCCGGATGACTTTGCGCAAGTTGCCTTGATTCCCATCGCTCACACAAAGGGCACTGACTTTAAGACAGGGCCGCGTAAAGATCTCGATGCATTTCTCCACACCGATGGTTGGTAA
- a CDS encoding SDR family oxidoreductase yields MDLGITGRKALVNGGSAGLGKGSAKALAAEGVDLYITARGKDRLEATAEEIRRDTGATVTPIVADHASDEGRDTILAVCPDPDIIVGTCTPAPFTPNFREVTVDQWKEHLATGLISPIEFIRATVDGMCERGFGRIVNISTGASKFPAELRTLSGPPRAALSNYTAAISKAVAKYNVTINNLLPGMHHTATAAERFGEIAEEQGTTYEKVVDSWVREWKIPAERFGNIEEFGAICALFCSCHAGYVVGQSIVVDGGVTNSTF; encoded by the coding sequence ATGGATTTAGGTATCACAGGCCGCAAGGCACTCGTTAACGGTGGCAGTGCGGGTCTCGGCAAGGGCAGCGCCAAAGCTCTCGCCGCAGAAGGTGTTGACCTCTATATCACGGCGCGCGGAAAGGATCGGCTGGAAGCAACGGCCGAAGAAATCCGGCGCGACACCGGGGCGACGGTCACCCCCATTGTTGCGGATCATGCCAGTGACGAAGGCCGAGACACCATACTGGCTGTGTGTCCCGACCCGGATATTATCGTAGGCACCTGCACACCGGCACCCTTTACACCGAACTTTCGCGAAGTCACCGTGGACCAGTGGAAAGAGCATCTCGCCACGGGTTTGATAAGCCCCATCGAGTTTATCAGGGCTACCGTAGACGGGATGTGCGAACGGGGTTTCGGGCGTATCGTAAATATCTCTACCGGCGCGTCCAAGTTTCCCGCGGAGTTACGCACGCTGTCAGGGCCACCAAGAGCTGCGCTATCCAATTACACTGCAGCGATTTCCAAGGCGGTCGCAAAATATAACGTGACCATCAATAATCTCCTGCCCGGGATGCACCATACAGCGACCGCGGCGGAGCGCTTCGGAGAAATAGCAGAAGAACAAGGCACCACCTACGAGAAGGTCGTAGATAGCTGGGTGCGGGAGTGGAAAATACCGGCGGAGCGTTTCGGCAACATAGAGGAATTCGGCGCTATCTGCGCGTTGTTTTGCAGTTGCCACGCAGGCTACGTTGTGGGACAAAGTATCGTTGTAGATGGCGGTGTCACCAACTCTACTTTTTAA
- a CDS encoding dienelactone hydrolase family protein — protein sequence MSCKATKIEYPAGDVTCRGEYYVDPGRSGPLPTVLVAHAWDGLNDEVRDKSRKLAHEGYLAFAIDIYGEGKTYTDMADLMPALTPYMEDRALLLSRMQAAVEAAKTIPEADSSRMGAMGYCFGGTAVLDLARSGTDGVKGVVSFHGGLADNGLSGPTTIDAKILVLHGEDDPLVPPREVAEFKALMNAKKADWQLNAYSHTMHAFTRPEANDPDFGAVFNADTDRRSWRAMLNFMEEAL from the coding sequence ATGTCATGCAAAGCCACGAAGATCGAATACCCCGCCGGCGACGTCACCTGCCGCGGCGAATACTACGTTGACCCGGGTCGCAGTGGCCCTCTGCCCACCGTGCTGGTAGCTCATGCCTGGGACGGTCTCAACGATGAGGTGCGAGACAAGTCTCGTAAATTGGCCCACGAGGGCTATCTCGCCTTTGCCATTGATATCTATGGCGAGGGCAAGACCTACACTGATATGGCAGACCTGATGCCGGCACTCACGCCCTATATGGAGGACCGGGCTCTACTTCTGTCGCGTATGCAGGCTGCCGTCGAAGCCGCGAAGACTATTCCGGAGGCAGATTCATCTCGCATGGGTGCGATGGGATACTGTTTTGGTGGCACGGCCGTGCTGGATCTTGCCCGCAGCGGCACGGATGGCGTGAAGGGTGTGGTTTCATTCCACGGCGGCCTCGCGGATAACGGCCTGAGTGGCCCGACCACCATCGATGCCAAAATACTGGTCTTGCACGGGGAGGACGACCCACTGGTGCCGCCTCGAGAGGTTGCTGAATTTAAAGCCCTGATGAATGCCAAAAAAGCGGACTGGCAGCTCAATGCCTACAGTCACACCATGCACGCATTCACACGCCCCGAGGCAAACGACCCCGACTTTGGAGCGGTCTTTAACGCGGATACGGACCGTCGCTCCTGGCGCGCTATGCTTAACTTCATGGAGGAGGCGCTGTAA
- a CDS encoding DUF3604 domain-containing protein, whose translation MKKIAVVLALAGVIGMAASWLWWEWDHIAVTASAPQWVPAAAQAPAAPAASRAPCADHAPLRRAWFGDLHVHTGFSMDARSRGMLGTPDDAYRFARGEEIGLGPFDAEGVGERRTQLSRPLDFAAVTDHAEWIGEIVVCTEATSPSYASPECRAFRGETPAVTSMATLIGGSMPLLNVVGFMNRKAGVCGPGNQWCREGLLSAWKQTQEAAEAHYDRSGECRFSSFHAYEYSNSPGRSKVHRNVIFRNERVPELPVSSLEEGDPLGLWEQLQAQCNRAEGDCEAISIPHNANVSNGRMFRITWQDEPIAEQQRQARLRREMEPVVEMMQVKGESECKSGMWNVLGEDEFCDFEKLRVAAPDCEDDYGTGAIFGRGCQSRLDFARYALIEGMKEQARIGVNPYRFGFAGSTDSHNATPGDVAEDRFKGCCANTDNTPAQRLDPAADFGGRTAAARNPGGLMGIWAEENTRDALFDAMLRREVFATSGPRITPRLFVGSALPDNACQGNLVEQGYERGVPMGSVISNRLSQSPVFVAAVSADPEGGLLQRMQLVKIWHDKAGRFHQSVVSLTSGADNSAMVDLDTCSVSGSGATQFCTTWRDPDFDPAQAAAWYLRVIENPSCRWSWRQCLALPLDERPSTCSDPDIPRVIQERAWTSPVWYAPGSKA comes from the coding sequence GTGAAAAAAATAGCAGTGGTATTGGCGCTGGCAGGCGTTATCGGTATGGCCGCCAGTTGGCTCTGGTGGGAGTGGGATCATATCGCAGTGACCGCCAGTGCGCCTCAGTGGGTGCCGGCGGCGGCGCAGGCGCCCGCCGCGCCCGCCGCGTCACGGGCACCTTGTGCCGATCATGCTCCGTTGCGTCGAGCCTGGTTTGGCGATCTGCATGTGCACACGGGGTTCTCCATGGATGCCAGATCGAGGGGTATGTTAGGAACGCCTGATGACGCTTACCGTTTTGCGCGCGGTGAAGAGATTGGCCTTGGCCCATTTGATGCAGAGGGCGTAGGTGAGCGTCGGACGCAACTGTCGCGCCCGCTGGACTTTGCGGCAGTCACCGATCACGCTGAGTGGATTGGCGAAATAGTCGTCTGCACCGAGGCTACTAGTCCATCTTACGCAAGCCCTGAGTGCCGCGCGTTCCGGGGTGAAACGCCAGCAGTAACGTCGATGGCTACGCTGATTGGTGGTTCGATGCCGTTGTTAAATGTCGTTGGATTTATGAATCGTAAGGCCGGTGTATGCGGACCCGGAAACCAGTGGTGCAGAGAGGGCCTGCTCTCTGCCTGGAAGCAAACCCAGGAGGCGGCAGAGGCGCACTATGACCGCAGTGGGGAATGTCGCTTCAGTAGCTTTCATGCCTACGAATACAGTAATTCTCCGGGACGCTCAAAGGTGCATCGAAATGTCATTTTTAGAAACGAACGCGTTCCGGAGCTACCCGTTTCTTCGTTGGAGGAGGGTGACCCATTGGGTTTGTGGGAGCAGTTACAGGCGCAGTGCAATCGGGCGGAAGGAGACTGTGAGGCGATTTCAATTCCCCACAATGCCAATGTCTCCAATGGTCGAATGTTCCGCATAACCTGGCAGGACGAGCCGATCGCCGAGCAGCAACGCCAGGCGCGGTTGCGAAGAGAGATGGAACCCGTGGTAGAAATGATGCAGGTTAAGGGAGAGTCTGAGTGCAAAAGTGGCATGTGGAATGTGTTGGGCGAAGATGAATTTTGCGACTTTGAGAAATTGCGCGTCGCAGCCCCCGACTGTGAGGATGATTACGGCACAGGCGCAATTTTCGGCCGGGGCTGCCAGTCGCGTCTGGACTTTGCCCGTTACGCGCTGATCGAAGGGATGAAAGAGCAAGCGCGTATTGGGGTCAATCCCTACCGTTTCGGTTTCGCCGGGAGTACTGATTCGCACAATGCTACGCCGGGAGATGTGGCAGAGGATAGGTTCAAGGGCTGTTGCGCCAACACGGACAATACGCCTGCGCAGCGGCTCGACCCAGCGGCTGATTTCGGCGGCCGTACGGCTGCTGCGCGTAATCCTGGGGGGCTGATGGGAATCTGGGCTGAGGAGAATACCCGGGATGCCTTATTCGATGCGATGCTGCGCAGAGAAGTGTTTGCGACCAGCGGCCCTCGCATCACACCGCGCTTGTTTGTGGGGTCTGCATTGCCTGACAACGCCTGTCAGGGAAATCTGGTGGAGCAGGGCTACGAGCGTGGTGTGCCGATGGGAAGCGTTATTTCAAATCGCTTGAGTCAGTCACCCGTTTTTGTGGCCGCCGTGAGTGCTGATCCCGAAGGTGGTCTGTTACAGCGTATGCAGCTGGTTAAGATATGGCATGACAAGGCGGGTCGTTTTCACCAGTCCGTGGTCAGCCTGACGAGCGGCGCAGACAACAGCGCGATGGTCGATCTTGACACCTGTAGCGTGAGCGGGTCGGGCGCCACGCAGTTTTGCACCACCTGGCGCGACCCAGACTTTGACCCGGCTCAGGCTGCCGCCTGGTACCTGCGTGTTATCGAGAATCCGTCATGCCGTTGGAGCTGGCGCCAGTGTCTGGCGCTGCCGTTGGACGAGCGCCCGTCGACCTGCAGCGATCCGGATATTCCGCGGGTCATTCAGGAGAGGGCGTGGACATCACCGGTGTGGTACGCGCCGGGCAGCAAGGCCTGA
- a CDS encoding D-2-hydroxyacid dehydrogenase has product MTKLQQLPNAIAFFLALSSSSFAQTTPSPEAQALIEELGLRAATAPVANRPDWRPRNVAVLVLPLPGIDVDEFKQALHKAADGTDITFLKPGDSSETQAQVLKSTDGFIGLCTPSVLKQAGQNLRWIHNYFVGMDMCKGYSETQLDTITITNTKRLSGPAIAEHAIAMLLALTRDVPAYVRAQTERRFQRSPQTGMKFGELKNKTMLVVGLGGIGTEIARRAHGLGMRVIATRRSSRAGPDFVERVGLSNELHDMAAEADVIANALPLTSETAGIFNRDFFDATKRGAIFLSVGRGKSTVTADLVTALESGQLGAAGLDVTDPEPLPKSSPLWDMPNVIITPHVAAASADTFRRGQIIAVENLRRFATGTPLLNEVDLRKGY; this is encoded by the coding sequence ATGACTAAACTGCAGCAACTACCTAACGCTATTGCATTCTTTCTTGCGCTCAGCTCCTCATCTTTTGCGCAAACAACACCCTCACCCGAGGCACAGGCCCTGATTGAAGAATTAGGTCTGCGCGCGGCTACAGCCCCGGTCGCCAACCGCCCGGATTGGCGACCCCGGAACGTAGCCGTGCTAGTGCTACCCCTTCCCGGTATTGACGTAGATGAATTCAAACAGGCCCTGCACAAGGCTGCAGACGGCACGGACATTACTTTTCTGAAACCGGGAGACAGTAGCGAAACCCAGGCCCAAGTTCTGAAATCTACAGATGGTTTTATCGGTCTGTGCACCCCAAGCGTGCTCAAACAGGCAGGACAAAACCTGCGATGGATACACAATTATTTTGTCGGCATGGATATGTGCAAGGGCTATTCTGAGACGCAGCTAGACACTATCACAATTACTAACACCAAACGGCTTTCAGGCCCGGCGATAGCCGAGCATGCCATTGCCATGCTACTGGCACTCACACGTGACGTGCCCGCCTACGTAAGAGCACAGACCGAACGCCGCTTCCAGCGTAGCCCGCAAACCGGCATGAAATTTGGCGAACTCAAGAATAAAACAATGCTTGTCGTTGGTCTGGGCGGCATTGGCACAGAAATCGCCCGACGGGCACATGGATTGGGTATGCGGGTGATTGCAACGCGGCGTTCGTCCCGTGCAGGGCCCGATTTCGTTGAGCGCGTTGGTTTATCGAATGAACTGCATGACATGGCCGCGGAAGCCGACGTCATTGCCAATGCCCTGCCCCTGACCAGTGAAACCGCAGGAATTTTTAATCGCGATTTTTTTGACGCGACGAAACGCGGTGCAATATTCCTCAGTGTGGGCCGCGGTAAGAGTACCGTAACCGCGGATCTGGTAACCGCGCTGGAATCCGGCCAGTTGGGGGCCGCAGGACTGGACGTTACTGACCCCGAGCCACTCCCTAAATCCAGTCCCTTGTGGGACATGCCCAACGTGATTATCACACCGCATGTGGCAGCAGCCAGTGCAGATACCTTCAGGCGGGGTCAAATTATCGCAGTGGAGAATCTGCGGCGCTTCGCCACTGGCACACCTCTGCTCAACGAGGTTGACCTGCGCAAAGGCTATTAG
- a CDS encoding aromatic ring-hydroxylating oxygenase subunit alpha produces MTKQEILRGAGDLPDWPEQTLRGHALDGYRYTSSEFAEKEWSSLWTKVWLLLGREEEMPTPGDWQQEEVGRESIVMVRQTDRSIKAFYNVCQHRGQRLVSEEKGHARRFICPYHSWAWNTDGSLDFVQDPDDFPGGDPCGKLKLAEIPCEVFAGFIWVNMDPDCVSLREFLGPVWSEWSVYGIEKWKRYLARTTVLPVNWKVVMDNFNESYHVNTVHRPKGADVEKLRIHSGVDTSYTTSRFDMADEGHGRMIMLGGYAGPAIDKEGMVGEPLATILREWGLEPADFTGRGEATREALQQARRELGPDRGYGYFDDLCDSQLTDAYHYTLFPNFAVSLWVDGFHFLRARPHPTDPGKCLFDNWWYAPDPAGSEGPVRTTAGLVKRDAAVAHEVFDLGKQSMGLTIDQDISIFPAQQMGMRSRGYKGSYLSRQESRVSRLHEMVDDCIAGRQPWKQKN; encoded by the coding sequence ATGACGAAACAGGAAATTCTGCGCGGTGCGGGTGATCTACCGGATTGGCCTGAGCAGACACTTCGTGGACATGCGTTAGATGGGTACCGTTATACATCCAGTGAGTTTGCGGAGAAAGAGTGGAGTAGCCTTTGGACAAAGGTCTGGTTGCTCCTTGGGCGAGAGGAAGAAATGCCCACCCCGGGAGATTGGCAACAGGAAGAGGTGGGCCGTGAGTCCATTGTTATGGTTCGCCAGACCGATCGGTCTATCAAAGCCTTTTACAATGTCTGCCAACATCGCGGTCAGCGTCTTGTCAGTGAGGAGAAAGGACACGCGCGGCGTTTTATCTGCCCTTATCACAGCTGGGCCTGGAATACGGATGGTTCTCTGGATTTCGTACAGGATCCTGACGATTTTCCCGGAGGTGACCCCTGTGGGAAGTTGAAACTCGCCGAAATACCCTGCGAGGTGTTTGCGGGGTTTATCTGGGTAAACATGGATCCCGATTGCGTCAGTCTGCGTGAGTTTCTGGGGCCGGTCTGGAGCGAGTGGTCGGTTTACGGTATTGAAAAATGGAAGCGCTATCTAGCGCGAACGACGGTTTTACCTGTCAACTGGAAGGTGGTAATGGATAATTTCAACGAGTCCTATCACGTCAATACGGTACACCGACCCAAAGGTGCCGATGTAGAGAAACTGAGAATTCATTCTGGCGTAGATACCAGTTATACCACCTCGCGTTTCGATATGGCTGATGAGGGTCACGGGCGAATGATAATGCTCGGCGGTTACGCAGGTCCCGCAATAGACAAGGAAGGAATGGTCGGGGAGCCCCTGGCGACGATCTTGCGAGAATGGGGTCTGGAGCCCGCGGATTTCACCGGGCGCGGTGAGGCGACGCGTGAGGCATTGCAGCAGGCGCGGCGTGAGCTAGGGCCGGATCGCGGGTATGGCTATTTCGATGATCTGTGTGACAGCCAACTTACTGACGCTTACCATTACACGTTGTTCCCCAACTTTGCGGTCTCATTGTGGGTTGATGGGTTTCATTTTCTCAGGGCCCGGCCACATCCTACTGATCCCGGCAAATGCCTGTTCGATAACTGGTGGTATGCGCCGGACCCGGCGGGTAGTGAGGGACCTGTGCGCACTACCGCCGGACTGGTGAAGCGTGATGCGGCGGTAGCTCACGAGGTGTTCGATCTGGGTAAGCAATCTATGGGGCTGACCATTGACCAGGACATTTCCATATTTCCAGCACAACAAATGGGCATGCGTTCTCGTGGCTACAAAGGGTCTTACCTGAGTCGGCAGGAGAGTCGGGTGTCCCGTCTGCATGAAATGGTGGATGACTGTATAGCGGGCCGGCAACCCTGGAAGCAAAAAAATTAG
- a CDS encoding nuclear transport factor 2 family protein yields the protein MTTDLTQSRIALQDVMLTYAAAVDERDQPRYLACFEEDVEVVGFGNKTYRNRDQWVDYVWRALDKYSATQHMLGPTLATISGNRACTRTDVQALHFIAGKDTHFVLWATYKTDMQRRGDNWKISRHELIVTGTSSY from the coding sequence ATGACGACCGACCTCACCCAATCCCGTATAGCGTTACAGGATGTTATGTTGACCTACGCCGCCGCTGTGGATGAGCGGGATCAACCCAGGTACCTGGCCTGCTTTGAGGAGGATGTTGAAGTCGTCGGTTTTGGCAATAAGACCTATCGAAACCGCGACCAATGGGTCGACTATGTCTGGCGAGCGCTTGATAAATACAGTGCCACACAGCACATGCTCGGACCCACTCTTGCCACTATCAGCGGCAACCGTGCTTGCACCCGCACCGATGTGCAGGCACTGCATTTCATTGCCGGCAAAGACACGCACTTTGTTCTCTGGGCCACCTACAAAACCGACATGCAGCGCCGAGGTGACAACTGGAAAATCAGTCGTCACGAACTGATTGTCACCGGCACAAGCTCCTACTGA
- a CDS encoding enoyl-CoA hydratase/isomerase family protein yields the protein MSTPVVLEKDGKVAIITLNRPDVLNAISESMLPPWVEALEECRIDSGVAAIVVTGAGEAFCRGGDTSKLGSNTTPGPVDIKEQFWDRLHQIPRKLAEIDKPVIAAVNGLASGAGVDVSLQCDIRLAARSANFRVSYTAFGLVPGNGGTYFLPRIVGEAKALELFWSAAPITADEALSIGMVNQVFDDDVFMDRTMEFAHDITRRAPLAMKLVKRAVKQSPSMDLNTHLDMVSSHMLITRPSEDHAEAILAYEEGREPEFKGR from the coding sequence ATGAGTACACCTGTAGTATTAGAAAAAGACGGCAAAGTAGCGATCATCACGCTCAATCGCCCCGATGTCCTCAATGCCATTAGCGAGTCCATGTTGCCGCCCTGGGTGGAAGCGTTGGAGGAGTGTCGTATCGATTCCGGTGTCGCAGCAATTGTTGTGACCGGCGCCGGAGAGGCATTTTGCCGCGGTGGTGATACTTCCAAATTGGGCTCTAATACCACACCGGGGCCTGTCGATATCAAGGAGCAATTCTGGGATCGTTTGCATCAGATACCTCGTAAGCTGGCCGAGATCGACAAGCCCGTGATAGCGGCGGTCAACGGTCTGGCCTCAGGCGCAGGAGTGGACGTCAGTCTGCAATGTGACATCCGGCTGGCGGCTCGCAGCGCGAACTTTCGCGTGAGCTACACGGCCTTCGGACTGGTTCCCGGTAATGGCGGTACCTATTTCTTGCCAAGAATTGTAGGCGAGGCCAAGGCGCTGGAACTATTCTGGTCGGCGGCCCCTATCACTGCGGATGAAGCATTGAGTATTGGCATGGTCAACCAGGTATTCGATGATGATGTGTTTATGGATCGCACTATGGAGTTTGCTCATGACATAACCCGGCGAGCACCTCTGGCGATGAAGCTGGTAAAACGAGCGGTGAAACAAAGCCCATCCATGGACCTGAACACACATTTGGACATGGTGTCATCACACATGCTGATTACTCGGCCCAGCGAGGATCATGCTGAGGCAATCCTGGCCTATGAGGAAGGCAGGGAGCCAGAGTTCAAAGGGCGGTAG